In Dromaius novaehollandiae isolate bDroNov1 chromosome 14, bDroNov1.hap1, whole genome shotgun sequence, a genomic segment contains:
- the LOC135329882 gene encoding acyl-coenzyme A synthetase ACSM3, mitochondrial-like → KPENPALWWVSGDGEEVKWSFEELGVLSRQAANVLSGACGLQPGDRVIWILPRIPEWWLLNVACMRTGTVPIPGRQQLTAKDILHGLQKSKAKCVITDGSVAPAVDSGGPEWQSLKAKLLVSEGHREGWLNFRELLKHAPSDHHCVTTKRQDPMAIYFTSGTTGAPKRTAHSHSSYGIGLTVSGRYWLDLTPSDIFWNTSDTGWAKSGWSSIFSPWIQGACVFAQKMPRFDPSIVFESLSRFPITVFCSAPTAYRMLVQHRLSSYKFRSLRHCVSAGEPINPEVMGEWEEHTGLDIHEGYGQTETVCSDTLQLQQ, encoded by the exons aagcctgaaaaccctgcattgtggtgggtaagcggtgacggagaagaagtgaagtggagctttgaagagctgggagtcctgtccaggcaagcggctaatgtactgtctggtgcctgtggtctgcaaccgggagacagagttatttggattctgcccaggatcccggagtggtggctgctgaatgtggcttgcatgcgaacag gaactgtcccgattcctggcaggcagcagctgacagcaaaggacattctccatggactacagaaatcaaaggcaaagtgtgtcatcactgatggttctgtggcaccagctgtggactcaggtgggcctgaatggcagtctctgaaagccaagctgcttgtatcagagggccacagagaaggatggctgaacttcagagagctcctgaa gcatgctccttctgatcaccactgcgtgaccacaaagcgtcaagacccgatggccatctattttaccagtggaactacgggggctccaaaaaggactgcacattcccacagcagctatggcattggcctcacagtaagtggaag gtactggctggacttgactccttcagatatattttggaatacatcagacacgggctgggcaaagtcaggttggagcagcattttttccccatggattcaaggggcctgtgtctttgcacagaagatgccccgcttcgacccaagcattgtctttgag agtctgtcaagatttcccataacagtcttctgttctgctccaactgcctatcgaatgttggtgcaacatagactgtccag ctacaaattcagaagcctgcggcactgtgtgagtgccggggagccaatcaaccctgaagtgatgggagaatgggaagagcacactgggctggatattcacgaaggctacggacagacagaaaccgtatgttcagacactttgcagctacagcaataa
- the LOC135329881 gene encoding acyl-coenzyme A synthetase ACSM3, mitochondrial-like — protein sequence KPENPALWWVSGDGEEVKWSFEELGVLSRQAANVLSGACGLQPGDRVIRILPRIPEWWLLNVACMRTGTVPIPGRQQLTAKDILHGLQKSKAKCVITDGSVAPAVDSGGPEWQSLKAKLLVSEGHREGWLNFRELLKHAPSDHHCVTTKRQDPMAIYFTSGTTGAPKRTAHSHSSYGIGLTVSGRYWLDLTPSDIFWNTSDTGWAKSGWSSIFSPWIQGACVFAQKMPRFDPSIVFESLSRFPITVFCSAPTAYRMLVQHRLSSYKFRSLRHCVSAGEPINPEVMGEWEEHTGLDIHEGYGQTETVCSDTLQLQQ from the exons aagcctgaaaaccctgcattgtggtgggtaagcggtgacggagaagaagtgaagtggagctttgaagagctgggagtcctgtccaggcaagcggctaatgtactgtctggtgcctgtggtctgcaaccgggagacagagttattcggattctgcccaggatcccggagtggtggctgctgaatgtggcttgcatgcgaacag gaactgtcccgattcctggcaggcagcagctgacagcaaaggacattctccatggactacagaaatcaaaggcaaagtgtgtcatcactgatggttctgtggcaccagctgtggactcaggtgggcctgaatggcagtctctgaaagccaagctgcttgtatcagagggccacagagaaggatggctgaacttcagagagctcctgaa gcatgctccttctgatcaccactgcgtgaccacaaagcgtcaagacccgatggccatctattttaccagtggaactacgggggctccaaaaaggactgcacattcccacagcagctatggcattggcctcacagtaagtggaag gtactggctggacttgactccttcagatatattttggaatacatcagacacgggctgggcaaagtcaggttggagcagcattttttccccatggattcaaggggcctgtgtctttgcacagaagatgccccgcttcgacccaagcattgtctttgag agtctgtcaagatttcccataacagtcttctgttctgctccaactgcctatcgaatgttggtgcaacatagactgtccag ctacaaattcagaagcctgcggcactgtgtgagtgccggggagccaatcaaccctgaagtgatgggagaatgggaagagcacactgggctggatattcacgaaggctacggacagacagaaaccgtatgttcagacactttgcagctacagcaataa